From a single Sporosarcina oncorhynchi genomic region:
- the vrrA gene encoding VrrA/YqfQ family protein, producing the protein MRYESFYPFTGNQPPPAARAQPIQYGYPGQQYADPVMQYTNQGMQQRRAYPVNQMENPYGSPAQGQQQDGSKMEMYMQTANRFLSTAQQFAPLVQQMAPMVQNLPAMWRLYKGFQSLPSAGAGPAAAQTVPTRVPPAGTPLGQSNPRIFQPPN; encoded by the coding sequence ATGAGATACGAATCCTTCTATCCATTCACGGGCAATCAACCTCCTCCTGCGGCGAGGGCACAGCCCATCCAATACGGTTACCCAGGGCAGCAATATGCCGACCCGGTTATGCAATACACCAACCAGGGTATGCAACAAAGGCGAGCGTATCCAGTAAATCAGATGGAAAATCCATATGGATCACCAGCGCAAGGTCAACAGCAAGATGGTTCAAAAATGGAAATGTACATGCAGACAGCCAACCGTTTTTTGTCTACCGCACAACAATTCGCACCTCTCGTCCAACAGATGGCTCCAATGGTTCAGAACCTTCCCGCGATGTGGAGATTATATAAAGGCTTCCAGTCACTCCCGTCCGCTGGAGCAGGTCCTGCGGCAGCTCAAACTGTACCTACCAGAGTTCCGCCTGCCGGTACGCCGTTAGGTCAGTCCAACCCGCGTATTTTCCAACCGCCCAACTAA
- a CDS encoding DEAD/DEAH box helicase produces the protein MSKFTDYKFKPFLREAIERLGFEEPTPIQKEMIPLILKGSNAIGQAHTGTGKSHSFLIPIVERLDEEKEELQAVITAPTRELATQLYEELNKMLEKTGIRSSILIGGTDKQRSIDKLKSNPHIIVGTPGRIRDLTEVKALNIHTASILVIDEADLAFDMGFIEDIDQFASKMPSNLEMYVFSATIPEKLKPFLSKYMESPIHVQIGNKKPLTEGMQYSLVPVRSMDRKKKLLHVLQAINPYLAIVFTNTKQNTDEVANYLATHGIKAGRIHGALNARERTRMMKQIRDLDYQFIVATDLAARGIDIPGVSHVINYELPDENEFFIHRVGRTARAGLEGIAITLYDPSEDDKIVQIEKMGIPFIHEDVKNGEWTEVKERNARKKRVKESDELDRKAGSFVRKPDKVKPGYKKKMTKDIENFKKRERRLKRKNGK, from the coding sequence ATGTCTAAATTCACAGATTACAAATTTAAACCGTTTTTACGGGAAGCAATTGAACGGTTAGGTTTTGAAGAACCTACACCAATTCAAAAAGAAATGATTCCGTTGATTCTAAAAGGATCAAATGCGATTGGCCAAGCCCACACCGGAACCGGAAAGTCTCATAGTTTCCTTATTCCAATCGTCGAACGTCTTGATGAAGAAAAAGAAGAGTTGCAGGCTGTCATCACGGCACCAACAAGAGAACTTGCCACGCAACTTTATGAAGAACTCAATAAGATGCTCGAAAAAACAGGGATCCGCAGTTCAATCTTAATCGGTGGAACAGACAAACAACGTTCCATTGACAAATTGAAATCCAATCCCCATATAATTGTTGGAACACCGGGAAGAATCCGAGATCTGACAGAAGTGAAAGCGTTGAATATTCATACGGCGTCCATACTTGTAATAGACGAAGCGGATCTTGCATTTGATATGGGATTCATCGAAGATATCGATCAGTTCGCTTCCAAAATGCCGAGTAATCTTGAAATGTATGTGTTCTCTGCGACAATACCAGAAAAGCTTAAGCCATTTCTTTCGAAGTATATGGAAAGTCCAATACATGTACAGATTGGCAATAAAAAGCCGTTGACTGAAGGGATGCAATATTCCTTGGTCCCTGTACGGAGCATGGATCGTAAAAAGAAATTGCTTCATGTATTGCAGGCCATTAATCCTTATTTGGCGATTGTTTTTACAAACACGAAACAGAATACAGATGAAGTTGCAAATTACCTTGCTACCCACGGTATTAAAGCTGGACGAATTCACGGGGCATTAAATGCGCGTGAACGAACACGGATGATGAAACAAATCCGCGATCTTGACTATCAATTTATCGTCGCAACAGATCTTGCTGCCCGTGGAATTGATATTCCAGGCGTAAGTCATGTCATCAACTATGAATTACCCGATGAGAATGAATTCTTCATACACAGAGTCGGTAGAACTGCACGGGCAGGTCTAGAAGGGATTGCCATCACTCTTTACGATCCATCAGAAGATGATAAAATCGTCCAGATTGAAAAAATGGGCATTCCATTCATTCATGAAGATGTCAAAAATGGCGAGTGGACGGAAGTCAAAGAGCGGAATGCACGTAAAAAACGTGTAAAGGAAAGTGATGAACTTGATCGGAAAGCGGGTTCATTCGTCCGAAAACCTGACAAAGTTAAACCAGGCTATAAAAAGAAGATGACGAAGGATATAGAGAACTTTAAAAAGAGGGAAAGGAGACTGAAACGTAAAAATGGGAAATGA
- a CDS encoding deoxyribonuclease IV: MLLGSHVSMSGKKMLLGSSEEAAGYGATTFMIYTGAPQNTRRKPIEELNIEEGTAHMTANGLSNIVVHAPYIINIGNTTKPETFRLGVDFLQQEIHRTASLGADQIVLHPGAHVGAGADAGIAKIIEGLNEVLSDDSTVRIALETMAGKGSECGRNFDEIARIIDGVKNNERLTVCFDTCHVHDAGYDIVNDFEGVLDEFNRIVGKNRISVIHVNDSKNERGAMKDRHENIGHGHIGFEPLNFIVHHPDFKLIPKILETPFVGNDPKKKVAPYKMEIEMFKANKFQPEMRELLFV; this comes from the coding sequence TTGCTGTTAGGTTCACACGTCTCAATGAGTGGAAAGAAAATGCTACTCGGATCCAGTGAAGAGGCTGCTGGGTATGGAGCAACTACGTTCATGATCTACACGGGTGCTCCACAAAACACGCGGAGAAAGCCGATAGAAGAACTGAATATTGAGGAAGGCACAGCACATATGACTGCTAATGGATTATCCAATATCGTCGTGCATGCACCTTATATCATCAATATTGGCAACACCACGAAGCCAGAAACATTCAGATTAGGTGTCGATTTCCTTCAACAGGAAATACATCGGACTGCTTCACTAGGAGCAGATCAGATTGTTCTCCATCCGGGTGCCCATGTGGGTGCTGGTGCAGATGCGGGCATTGCTAAAATTATCGAAGGTTTGAACGAAGTACTTTCTGATGATTCAACGGTTCGTATCGCACTGGAAACGATGGCTGGAAAAGGCAGCGAGTGTGGCAGAAACTTTGATGAAATTGCAAGAATTATTGATGGTGTAAAAAACAATGAACGTCTAACAGTTTGTTTCGATACTTGCCACGTACATGATGCAGGTTATGATATCGTCAATGATTTTGAAGGCGTCCTTGACGAGTTCAATAGAATTGTCGGCAAAAACCGAATTTCTGTTATACATGTCAATGACAGTAAAAATGAGCGTGGAGCGATGAAGGATCGTCATGAAAATATCGGACACGGCCATATCGGCTTCGAACCGCTTAATTTTATTGTTCATCATCCTGATTTCAAGTTAATTCCGAAAATCCTTGAAACACCTTTTGTCGGCAATGATCCTAAAAAGAAGGTAGCCCCGTACAAAATGGAAATAGAGATGTTCAAAGCGAATAAATTCCAACCCGAAATGCGTGAGTTGCTGTTCGTTTAA
- a CDS encoding metal ABC transporter ATP-binding protein encodes MKNILIDCENVGFHYGHSTVLEDINLQVKAGEFWALIGPNGSGKSTLIKIILGLLAPDEGVVKLFGKSIGTFKQRERIGFVSQKSNSFNSGFPATVLEVVKSGLTRKVGLFKSFSKQDERHALDALKIVKMDEFSNSNIGELSGGQQQRVFIARALVGEPDLLIMDEPTVGIDQKNVASFYSMLNDLNREHGIAILLVTHEIDLVTELASHVACLNRSIHFHGIQSDYKNMDDDDISSWYGHPVRRVHAPKEEV; translated from the coding sequence ATGAAAAATATACTGATTGATTGTGAGAATGTCGGCTTCCATTATGGCCATTCCACGGTACTTGAAGATATCAATTTGCAAGTCAAAGCAGGGGAGTTCTGGGCGTTAATCGGACCAAACGGATCAGGTAAGTCAACGCTTATAAAAATCATCCTTGGTTTGCTGGCGCCTGATGAAGGAGTCGTCAAACTTTTTGGGAAAAGCATTGGAACGTTTAAGCAGCGGGAAAGGATTGGCTTCGTTTCACAAAAATCCAATTCTTTCAATTCGGGATTTCCAGCTACTGTCCTTGAAGTAGTGAAAAGTGGATTGACTCGCAAAGTTGGTCTTTTCAAAAGCTTTTCAAAGCAAGATGAACGACATGCGTTGGACGCACTTAAAATCGTAAAGATGGATGAGTTCTCCAATTCGAATATCGGTGAGTTATCGGGTGGGCAGCAACAGCGGGTATTTATCGCCCGCGCTTTAGTCGGAGAACCAGATCTGCTTATCATGGATGAACCGACAGTGGGTATCGATCAGAAGAATGTTGCGTCTTTCTATTCTATGCTAAACGATTTGAACCGTGAACACGGCATCGCTATCCTCCTTGTAACGCATGAAATCGATCTAGTCACGGAACTCGCTTCACATGTCGCATGCTTAAACCGTTCAATCCATTTCCATGGCATCCAATCGGATTACAAGAATATGGATGACGATGATATCTCATCCTGGTACGGGCATCCTGTCAGACGTGTACATGCCCCAAAGGAAGAGGTGTAA
- a CDS encoding metal ABC transporter permease translates to MISALLSYEFLQNAFLSGLIIGVIAPLLGLFIVVRRLALIADALSHVALAGIAGSLYLSQSVLFFSALNPVYLGMATAVGGSLLIERLRGAYKNFEELAIPIILSAGIGFGAIFISLAKGFGSDLVGYLFGSVSAVSRQDLFVIIIIAIVVIAFIRFFYKELFALSFDKEYAKVSGVNGKVIQTVFMIIVALVIGASMRIVGILLVSSLMTIPVAAAIQVAKSFKGAMLLSIAIGELSVIIGLISAYHLDIAPGGTIVITSIIILLGILGWNKLNGKKRVAKVKGGYMHDVG, encoded by the coding sequence ATGATCAGTGCATTATTGTCCTATGAATTTTTGCAGAATGCTTTTCTTTCAGGCCTGATCATTGGAGTTATCGCGCCTTTGCTTGGATTGTTTATCGTTGTTCGCAGGTTGGCGCTTATCGCGGATGCATTGAGTCATGTTGCACTCGCAGGTATAGCGGGTAGTCTTTACCTTAGTCAATCCGTACTGTTCTTTTCCGCATTGAATCCTGTTTATCTGGGTATGGCAACTGCTGTCGGCGGCTCACTGCTTATCGAGCGGTTGAGGGGTGCCTATAAAAATTTCGAAGAACTTGCAATCCCTATTATTTTATCAGCTGGAATAGGTTTTGGCGCCATATTTATTTCATTGGCGAAAGGATTTGGCTCTGATCTTGTCGGATATCTATTTGGTTCGGTCTCTGCAGTAAGCAGACAGGACCTGTTCGTCATCATCATTATTGCCATCGTCGTCATTGCTTTCATCCGCTTCTTCTATAAAGAACTATTTGCATTGTCCTTTGACAAAGAGTATGCAAAAGTTTCAGGTGTTAACGGTAAGGTTATTCAGACTGTCTTCATGATTATCGTGGCACTTGTCATTGGAGCTTCGATGCGAATAGTAGGGATTCTTCTCGTCTCATCTTTAATGACAATCCCTGTAGCCGCGGCAATCCAAGTAGCAAAGAGTTTTAAAGGGGCAATGCTCTTGTCAATTGCGATCGGTGAATTATCAGTCATAATAGGTTTAATTTCTGCGTACCATCTTGACATTGCGCCAGGTGGAACGATTGTTATTACGTCAATTATTATTTTACTTGGAATCCTGGGGTGGAATAAACTCAATGGCAAAAAACGAGTTGCGAAAGTGAAGGGAGGGTATATGCATGACGTTGGATGA
- a CDS encoding Fur family transcriptional regulator encodes MTLDEAWEILQGSQFKRTRNREIILEFFSGKDRYLTAMEVRNHMAADNPGVSFDTIYRNLTTFSELGILEETELNGERHFRMQCDHGVHHHHFICTDCGKTESIPHCPMESLSVNLPGYEVEGHKFEVYGKCPVCLYP; translated from the coding sequence ATGACGTTGGATGAAGCGTGGGAAATACTTCAAGGTAGTCAGTTCAAACGCACAAGAAACAGGGAAATCATTCTGGAATTCTTTTCTGGAAAAGATCGTTATCTCACAGCGATGGAAGTCCGGAATCATATGGCTGCCGATAACCCTGGCGTTAGTTTTGATACAATCTACCGAAATTTGACGACGTTTTCTGAACTAGGGATATTGGAAGAGACGGAGCTGAATGGGGAGCGTCATTTCAGGATGCAATGCGATCATGGCGTCCATCATCATCACTTCATCTGCACGGATTGTGGGAAGACGGAAAGTATACCCCATTGTCCGATGGAATCCCTTTCTGTCAATCTTCCAGGTTATGAAGTGGAAGGTCATAAATTCGAAGTGTACGGAAAATGTCCAGTTTGTCTGTACCCTTAA
- the ispG gene encoding flavodoxin-dependent (E)-4-hydroxy-3-methylbut-2-enyl-diphosphate synthase, which yields MSEMTHRSKTRPVRVGNLTIGGSDELFIQSMCTTKTHDVDATVEEILRLEEAGCQIVRVACPDERAAYSIGAIKARINIPLVVDIHFDYKLALIAIEQGADKIRINPGNIGRQEKVEAVVKAAKEKGIPIRIGVNAGSLEKHILKKYGYPTADGMVESALHHIKILEDLDFHDIIVSLKASDVNLAVEAYTKAAAAFDYPLHLGITESGTLFAGSIKSAAGLGTLLSAGIGNTLRVSLSADPVQEIKVARELLKVFGLSSNAATLISCPTCGRIEIDLITIANEVEEYISTIKAPLKVAVLGCAVNGPGEAREADIGIAGARGEGLLFMKGKTVRKVPEETMVDELKMEIDKLAEEYFEKKRKEELLLQSGATE from the coding sequence ATGAGTGAAATGACCCACAGATCCAAAACTCGTCCTGTTCGTGTCGGTAATTTGACAATTGGTGGCAGCGATGAGTTATTCATCCAAAGTATGTGTACGACGAAGACGCATGATGTTGATGCGACTGTAGAAGAGATTCTCCGCCTCGAAGAAGCAGGTTGTCAGATTGTCCGTGTAGCATGCCCGGATGAACGCGCAGCCTATTCAATCGGCGCAATTAAAGCACGCATCAACATTCCCCTAGTTGTCGATATTCACTTTGACTATAAATTGGCATTGATTGCAATTGAACAAGGGGCAGATAAGATTCGTATCAATCCCGGAAATATTGGTCGCCAGGAAAAAGTTGAGGCAGTCGTCAAAGCAGCGAAGGAAAAAGGGATTCCAATCAGAATCGGAGTCAATGCCGGTTCTCTTGAAAAGCATATCCTGAAAAAGTACGGCTATCCGACAGCTGATGGAATGGTCGAAAGTGCTTTGCACCATATTAAAATATTGGAAGACTTAGATTTTCACGATATTATCGTTTCCCTAAAGGCGTCCGATGTCAATCTTGCAGTGGAAGCCTATACTAAAGCAGCGGCTGCGTTTGATTATCCTCTTCACTTAGGTATTACTGAGTCCGGAACATTGTTTGCCGGCTCCATCAAAAGTGCTGCAGGGCTTGGTACGTTGCTATCAGCAGGTATCGGCAACACATTGCGTGTATCATTAAGCGCAGATCCTGTTCAAGAAATCAAAGTCGCACGTGAATTACTGAAAGTATTCGGTCTTTCCTCAAATGCGGCAACACTTATTTCCTGCCCGACGTGCGGACGTATCGAAATCGATCTCATTACAATTGCAAATGAAGTAGAAGAGTATATTTCAACGATTAAGGCGCCTCTCAAAGTCGCTGTACTCGGTTGTGCGGTTAATGGTCCAGGTGAAGCTCGAGAAGCTGATATCGGTATTGCAGGTGCCCGTGGAGAAGGTCTTCTATTCATGAAGGGCAAAACTGTTCGTAAAGTTCCCGAAGAAACAATGGTTGATGAATTGAAGATGGAAATTGATAAGCTCGCTGAAGAATATTTCGAGAAGAAAAGAAAAGAAGAACTTCTTCTTCAAAGCGGAGCTACCGAATGA
- a CDS encoding DUF1189 family protein, giving the protein MKFHQLFLASLHEPKKLAAFRLLPIGRVIKYAFFFVLLMTVISFSRFLFGETELFVASPELAEYSETMGGLIYPMALTFQFVIATFYVFVRISLFAAIGLLIGKVIKRRVEYRFLWRTAAISITIPLLVTIVFDFFPATETFSIWVTSIIHITYISFALKYYPKAPR; this is encoded by the coding sequence GTGAAGTTCCATCAATTGTTTCTAGCCTCATTACATGAACCGAAAAAGTTGGCAGCGTTCCGTCTGTTGCCCATTGGCCGGGTCATCAAGTACGCGTTCTTTTTCGTTCTGCTCATGACCGTCATCTCTTTCAGCCGGTTTCTGTTCGGTGAAACTGAACTTTTTGTCGCTTCACCTGAACTTGCTGAGTACAGTGAAACGATGGGTGGTTTAATTTATCCGATGGCGCTCACTTTCCAATTTGTGATTGCGACTTTCTATGTCTTCGTTAGAATCAGTCTGTTTGCCGCAATCGGCTTGTTAATTGGAAAAGTTATTAAACGACGTGTGGAGTACCGTTTTCTTTGGCGGACAGCAGCAATTAGCATTACGATTCCCCTGTTAGTTACAATTGTTTTCGATTTCTTTCCCGCAACAGAAACTTTCAGTATATGGGTGACGTCCATTATACATATCACTTACATTTCTTTTGCCCTAAAGTATTATCCAAAAGCACCCCGATGA
- a CDS encoding Na/Pi cotransporter family protein produces the protein MDVNWQEMLFQFIGGLGIFLFAIKYMGDGLQKAAGDRLRSILDRFTTNPFMGVLVGIIVTVLIQSSSGTTVITVGLVSAGFMTLRQAIGVIMGANIGTTITAFIIGLDVGAYALPIMAFGAFLIFFIRKNSIKNMGEVIFGFGGLFLGLELMSAGMKPLRSLSAFSDFTVTMAEHPLLGVVAGTVFTLIVQSSSATVGILQGLYAENLVDLQAALPVLFGDNIGTTITAILAAIGASVAARRAAATHVLFNIVGAIVFLILLHPFTLYVEWISGVLNLESKMQIAFAHGTFNVLNTLIQFPLIGAWALFVTKIIPGKDVTIEYKPKHLDPNFINQSPAVAIGQAKEEIIRMGDFAVQGLQETYEYLKTSNKRNAETAYQIEDAINNLDRKITDYLVDISAVNISPIESARHVMLMDTVRDIERIGDHFENIIELIDFREVNKVKLTEDAMSELTEMFTLTIGTVDKAIRSLDTNDIELAKTVAEQEDLIDKMERKFRKSHIVRLNGGNCSAQAGIVFVDIVSNLERIGDHAVNIAEAILGKRV, from the coding sequence ATGGATGTAAATTGGCAAGAGATGCTGTTTCAATTTATAGGAGGCCTTGGAATCTTCCTATTTGCGATAAAGTACATGGGTGACGGATTGCAAAAGGCGGCAGGAGATCGTCTGCGTTCGATTTTGGACAGGTTCACGACGAATCCGTTCATGGGTGTGCTCGTCGGGATTATCGTCACAGTGCTGATCCAGTCAAGTTCTGGGACGACGGTCATAACAGTAGGATTGGTTAGCGCAGGATTCATGACGTTGCGACAAGCAATTGGCGTTATAATGGGGGCCAATATCGGTACAACTATCACTGCATTCATTATCGGTCTTGATGTCGGTGCGTACGCATTGCCAATTATGGCATTTGGCGCATTTCTTATCTTTTTCATTAGAAAGAACTCCATCAAGAATATGGGAGAAGTCATTTTCGGGTTCGGTGGATTGTTCCTGGGATTAGAATTGATGAGCGCAGGTATGAAGCCGTTAAGATCGTTGTCAGCTTTCTCAGATTTCACGGTGACAATGGCCGAACATCCCTTGTTAGGAGTAGTGGCAGGTACTGTATTCACGCTCATCGTTCAAAGTTCCAGCGCGACAGTCGGTATATTGCAAGGATTATATGCTGAGAACCTCGTCGATTTGCAGGCAGCCCTGCCGGTTTTGTTTGGAGATAATATCGGTACGACAATTACAGCGATTCTTGCAGCAATCGGAGCATCAGTGGCAGCTAGAAGAGCGGCCGCAACACATGTACTCTTTAACATTGTTGGGGCAATTGTTTTCCTTATCCTATTGCATCCATTTACATTGTACGTGGAATGGATTTCAGGTGTTTTGAATCTTGAAAGTAAAATGCAGATTGCATTTGCACATGGTACTTTCAACGTTTTGAATACATTAATACAATTCCCGTTAATCGGTGCCTGGGCATTATTCGTTACGAAAATCATCCCTGGCAAAGATGTTACAATCGAATATAAACCGAAGCACCTTGATCCGAATTTCATCAACCAGTCACCAGCTGTTGCGATTGGGCAGGCGAAAGAAGAGATTATCAGGATGGGTGATTTCGCCGTCCAGGGGCTTCAGGAAACGTATGAATATTTAAAAACAAGCAATAAACGGAATGCTGAAACAGCTTATCAAATAGAAGATGCCATAAACAACCTTGATCGTAAAATAACCGATTATCTGGTTGATATATCTGCAGTCAATATTTCGCCAATAGAATCTGCCAGACACGTAATGTTGATGGACACGGTTCGGGATATTGAACGGATTGGTGACCATTTTGAAAACATTATTGAACTTATTGATTTCCGTGAAGTCAATAAAGTGAAACTGACGGAAGATGCAATGAGTGAACTGACTGAAATGTTTACATTAACAATCGGCACTGTCGATAAAGCTATCCGGTCGTTAGATACAAATGATATCGAATTGGCCAAAACGGTAGCAGAACAAGAAGATTTGATTGACAAGATGGAACGTAAATTCAGGAAAAGCCATATTGTTCGACTGAATGGTGGCAATTGTTCAGCGCAAGCTGGAATTGTGTTTGTTGATATCGTGTCCAACTTGGAGCGGATCGGTGATCATGCAGTCAATATTGCAGAAGCTATTTTAGGCAAGCGTGTATAA
- a CDS encoding DUF456 domain-containing protein, whose product MEILGWIIAVVMFAVAFIGLVYPIIPSVFFIVGGFLLYGWIVSFDEMGWIFWIIQLLFVVLLFGADTFANIVGVKKFGGSKAGMWGSTIGLLVGPFVIPVAGILLGPFLGAVIAELIFSRTGLKQSLLTGIGSLVGFLTSIVTKGFVMLLMIGIFIVFIAI is encoded by the coding sequence TTGGAGATACTGGGCTGGATAATTGCTGTCGTCATGTTTGCTGTTGCTTTTATCGGGTTGGTCTATCCGATCATCCCGTCCGTCTTTTTTATTGTCGGAGGTTTCTTGCTATATGGTTGGATCGTGTCATTTGATGAGATGGGTTGGATTTTCTGGATTATACAACTTCTCTTCGTCGTCCTATTATTCGGAGCAGATACATTCGCCAATATAGTAGGAGTCAAAAAGTTTGGTGGTTCAAAAGCTGGAATGTGGGGAAGCACGATTGGATTGCTTGTAGGACCGTTTGTTATACCTGTAGCGGGGATTTTACTAGGACCTTTCCTTGGAGCGGTAATTGCTGAACTAATCTTCTCGCGTACAGGTCTGAAACAATCATTATTGACCGGTATCGGCTCACTAGTAGGTTTTTTGACGTCTATTGTGACAAAAGGCTTCGTAATGCTCCTAATGATTGGCATTTTTATTGTGTTCATAGCCATATAG
- a CDS encoding superoxide dismutase, producing MAYTLPELPYAYDALEPHIDKETMNIHHTKHHNAYVTNVNKALEGHDDLASKSIEDLISDMDAVPEDIRTAVRNNGGGHANHSFFWKTLSSNGGGKPTGELAEAIDKKFGSFDAFKEEFGKAAATRFGSGWAWLVSNNGELEITSTPNQDSPLMEGKKPLLGLDVWEHAYYLNYQNRRPDYVSAFWNVVDWDAVAKNFQN from the coding sequence ATGGCTTACACATTACCAGAATTACCTTACGCATATGATGCGCTAGAGCCTCACATCGACAAAGAAACGATGAACATCCACCACACGAAACATCACAATGCTTATGTGACGAACGTGAATAAGGCTTTGGAAGGTCATGATGATTTGGCTTCCAAGTCGATTGAAGACTTAATCTCCGATATGGATGCTGTTCCTGAAGACATCCGTACGGCAGTACGCAACAACGGTGGAGGACATGCTAACCACTCGTTCTTCTGGAAAACACTATCTTCAAACGGCGGCGGTAAGCCGACTGGTGAATTAGCTGAAGCAATCGACAAAAAGTTCGGTAGCTTTGACGCGTTTAAAGAAGAGTTCGGCAAAGCAGCAGCAACTCGTTTCGGTTCAGGTTGGGCTTGGTTAGTATCCAACAATGGTGAACTTGAAATCACATCGACGCCAAACCAGGATTCCCCATTGATGGAAGGCAAAAAGCCGTTATTGGGACTTGATGTTTGGGAGCACGCTTACTATTTGAACTATCAAAACAGACGCCCTGATTATGTTTCTGCATTTTGGAACGTTGTAGATTGGGACGCAGTTGCTAAAAACTTTCAAAACTAA